The genomic DNA GGACGTCAAGTCGGCCCTCAACAAGGTGGTGCTGAAGGAGGCCGACGCGGCGGTCGTCTACAAGACCGACGTGCACGCGGCAGGTGACAAGGTGGAGGGCGTGGAGTTCCCCGAGTCCGCCGACGCCATCAACGACTACCCGATCACCCTCCTCAAGAACGCGCCCAACGCGGTCGCCGCCAAGGCGTTCATCGCGCTGGTGCAGTCCGCCGAGGGCCAGAAGGTGCTGTCCGCGGCGGGCTTCCTCAAGCCGTGACCCCGCTCGACACCTCCGACGCCGCGGCCGAGACCCTCAAGGGCGGGCCGCGGCGGCGCCGTGTCCGGATGACAGGTCGCGGAGTACCGCTCCCCCTGCTGGTGCCCGCGCTCGTAGGCCTGGCGTTCCTGATCCTCCCCCTGATCGCCCTCCTGGTACGGGCCCCTTGGCGTTCCCTGCCGTCCCAGCTCACCAGCACAGAGGTCTGGCAGGCACTCCAACTCTCCCTGTTCAGCGCGACCGCCGCGACGGCCGTGAGCCTGGTCCTGGGCGTACCGCTGGCCTGGGTGCTGGCCCGCACGGAGTTCCCCGGCCGCGGCTTCCTCCGCGCCCTGGTGACGCTCCCGCTGGTCCTGCCCCCGGTGGTGGGCGGCGTGGCACTGCTCCTGGCCCTCGGCCGCAACGGTGTCGTAGGCCAGTGGCTGGACTCGTGGTTCGGCATCACGCTCCCCTTCACCACGGCCGGTGTCGTGGTCGCGGAGTCGTTCGTCGCGATGCCGTTCCTGGTCATCAGCGTCGAGGGCACCCTGCGCGCCGCCGACCCGCGCTACGAAGAGGCCGCCCAGACCCTCGGCGCCTCCCGCTTCACGGCGTTCCGCCGGGTCACGCTCCCGCTGATCGCCCCGGGCATCGCGGCGGGCGCGGTCCTCGCCTGGGCCCGCGCGCTGGGCGAGTTCGGCGCGACGATCACCTTCGCCGGCAACTTCCCCGGCCGCACCCAGACCATGCCGCTCGCGGTCTACCTGGCCCTCCAGAACGACCCGGAGGCGGCGATCGCCCTCAGCCTGGTCCTGCTGGCCGTGTCGATCGCGGTACTGGCGGGACTCCGGGACCGCTGGATGACGACCTCATGACCGACTTCATCACCACACCGGACAAGGGCCTCGACGCCCGTCTCATCGTGGACCGCGGCACCTTCCGCCTGGACGTCGAACTGACCGCGGCACCCGGGGACGTCGTCGCCCTGCTCGGCCCCAACGGCGCCGGCAAGACGACAGCGCTGCGCGCCCTGGCGGGCCTGATCCACCTGACGGACGGTCATCTACGCCTGGACGGAACGGAGTTGGACCGTACGCCACCGGAGTCCCGCCCGGTGGGAGTCGTCTTCCAGGACTATCTTCTCTTCCCCCACCTGACCGCGCTCGACAACGTCGGCTTCGGCCCCCGCTGCCAGGGCGCGACCAAGGCGGAGTCCCGCGCCATCGCCGCCGAGTGGCTGGACCGCATGGGCCTCGCCGAGCACGCGGGCGCCAAGCCCCGCAGACTCTCCGGCGGCCAGGCCCAACGCGTCGCCGTGGCAAGGGCGTTGGCGACCCGCCCGCGCCTGCTGCTCCTCGACGAACCCCTGGCAGCCCTTGACGCCCGCACCCGCCTCGACGTACGGGCCCAACTCCGACGCCACCTCGCGGAGTTCGAGGCAGTCGCCGTCCTGGTCACCCACGACCCCCTGGACGCCATGGTGTTGGCCGACCGGCTGATCGTGATCGAGCAGGGCACGGTCGTCCAGGAGGGCACCCCCGCCGACATCGCCCGCCACCCGCGCACGGACTACATCGCCCAACTCGTCGGCCTCAACCTCTACAAGGGCCACGCCGACGGCCACACGGTCACCCTCGACACCGGCCCCACGATCACCACCACGGAGGATCTCCAGGGCGAGGTGTTCGTAGCGTTCCCACCGAGCGCGGTCACTCTCTTCCGGGACCACCCCACCGGCGCCAGCGCCCGCAACCTCTGGCACTGCGAGGTAGCGGGCCTGGAAACCCACGGCGACCAGATCCGCGTAGACCTGACCGGCGAACTCCCCCTGGCAGCCGACCTGACGACACCGTCAGCGGCCGAACTGGACCTACACCAGGGCGCATCGGTCTGGGCCGCCGTCAAGGCAACCCAGACCCACTCATACCCCACCTGAGCTACAGCGCCCCAAAGGGGCGCGGGGAACTG from Streptomyces sp. NBC_01478 includes the following:
- a CDS encoding ABC transporter ATP-binding protein encodes the protein MTDFITTPDKGLDARLIVDRGTFRLDVELTAAPGDVVALLGPNGAGKTTALRALAGLIHLTDGHLRLDGTELDRTPPESRPVGVVFQDYLLFPHLTALDNVGFGPRCQGATKAESRAIAAEWLDRMGLAEHAGAKPRRLSGGQAQRVAVARALATRPRLLLLDEPLAALDARTRLDVRAQLRRHLAEFEAVAVLVTHDPLDAMVLADRLIVIEQGTVVQEGTPADIARHPRTDYIAQLVGLNLYKGHADGHTVTLDTGPTITTTEDLQGEVFVAFPPSAVTLFRDHPTGASARNLWHCEVAGLETHGDQIRVDLTGELPLAADLTTPSAAELDLHQGASVWAAVKATQTHSYPT
- the modB gene encoding molybdate ABC transporter permease subunit, giving the protein MTPLDTSDAAAETLKGGPRRRRVRMTGRGVPLPLLVPALVGLAFLILPLIALLVRAPWRSLPSQLTSTEVWQALQLSLFSATAATAVSLVLGVPLAWVLARTEFPGRGFLRALVTLPLVLPPVVGGVALLLALGRNGVVGQWLDSWFGITLPFTTAGVVVAESFVAMPFLVISVEGTLRAADPRYEEAAQTLGASRFTAFRRVTLPLIAPGIAAGAVLAWARALGEFGATITFAGNFPGRTQTMPLAVYLALQNDPEAAIALSLVLLAVSIAVLAGLRDRWMTTS